The following is a genomic window from Bacteroidota bacterium.
GACGGGTATTCCCAACAACCTGATGCCTTTTGTCTGTCAGGTGGCTGCGGGTCGCCGCGAGTTTCTGAGTGTGTTCGGCGGTGATTATCCGACCCGGGACGGCACGGGCGTACGCGATTTCATACACGTCGTCGATCTTGCGAAGGCCCATGTTGCAGCGGTCGATCGTTTGCTGCGTGTGCCCGAAAGCATGACGGTCAATCTCGGTACCGGTTGCGGTTACAGTGTACTGGAACTCGTGCAGGCCTTCGAGCGGGCAAGTAACCGGAGGATTTCTTATCGCATCGTCAACCGGCGTGCCGGCGATGTTGCCGAGTGCTATGCGGATCCACGGCAGGCACATGAAATTCTGGCCTGGCGGGCGGAATTCGGTATCGAACGAATGTGTACCGACGCATGGCGCTGGCAGTCGATGTTCCCCAGGGGCTACACCGACTGACGCTCCGGTTCTGTTCAGGCTATCGAGGGAGATTCCGGTTTGGCAGTACACGATTATGCGCTGGACTGGCAAGGCTGGCTGACGATCGCCGTGGTGCTCTGGACGCTGGTCATGCTGGCGGTCAGTCGCATCGGACCGGACATGATCCTGGCGGCAGCAATGACAGTGCTGCTGGTTTCGGGGGTGCTGAAACCGGGTGAAGCGCTCAGCGGTTTCGGCAATCCCGGCGTACTGACGGTGGCGGTGCTGTTCGTCACCGTGGCCGGATTGCGTGAGACAGGCGGCATCCAGTGGATTGCCGCGTTCGTGCTGGGTAAGCCCGGTGCTCTCGGTCGCGCGCAGTTTCGGCTGATTGGTACCAGCAGCGTGCTCAGTGCCTTCGTCAACAACACGCCGATCGTGGCGATGCTGACACCAGCGGTGCAGGAATGGAGTCGCCGTGCTGGACACGCCCCGTCGAAACTGCTGCTGCCGCTCGACTATGCGACGATTCTTGGTGGCATGTGCACGCTGATCGGCACGAGTACGAATCTCGTTGTCAATGGACTCATCGCGCGGCAAGGGCTTGCACCTCTGGGCATGTTCGATCCGATGTGGGTGGGGCTGCCATGTGTGCTGGTCGGCGGCCTTTATCTGATGACGATCGGCCGCTGGCTGCTGCCGGCCCGACGCTCGGCAGTCGAGCAGGTTGCCAATGCGCGTGAGTACACGCTCGAAATGATCGTCGAGGAGCAGGGACCGCTGGTCGGACTGAGCGTCGAAGAGGCCGGCCTGCGTGCGCTGCCACAACTCTATCTGATCGAGATCGTGCGTGAGGGCAGGGTGGTGCAGGCGATCGCCCCGCAGGAAATCCTGCGCGCGGATGACCGGCTGGTTTTCGTCGGCATCGTGGATTCGGTGCTTGATCTGCGCCGCATGCGTGGCTTGCGGCCGGCAACCGACCAGATATTCAAACTGGCCGTCCGGCACAACCAGCGCTGCCTGATCGAAGCTGTGGTCTCGCCGGTTTCTCCGTGTGTCGGACGCACGATCCGGGAATCCCGTTTTCGCAATCGCTACAACGGCGCGGTCATCGCGGTTTCACGACGCGGCGAACGCGTGCATCGCAAACTCGGCGACATCGTGCTGCAGGCCGGCGATACGCTGCTGATCGAGGCAAGTGCCCAGTTTGCGCGGCACCATCGCTATGCGCGCGACTTTCTGCTGGTCAGCGCTGTCGATGAATCGACCGCCACCGATCATTCACGTGCACCGATCGCACTCGGCATTCTCGCGGCTCTGGTGATCGGCACGACCGTATTTGACGTCGATACCCTCTATGGTGCCCTGCTGGCAGCCGCAGCGATGATCGCGACGCGTTGCG
Proteins encoded in this region:
- a CDS encoding SLC13 family permease — translated: MAVHDYALDWQGWLTIAVVLWTLVMLAVSRIGPDMILAAAMTVLLVSGVLKPGEALSGFGNPGVLTVAVLFVTVAGLRETGGIQWIAAFVLGKPGALGRAQFRLIGTSSVLSAFVNNTPIVAMLTPAVQEWSRRAGHAPSKLLLPLDYATILGGMCTLIGTSTNLVVNGLIARQGLAPLGMFDPMWVGLPCVLVGGLYLMTIGRWLLPARRSAVEQVANAREYTLEMIVEEQGPLVGLSVEEAGLRALPQLYLIEIVREGRVVQAIAPQEILRADDRLVFVGIVDSVLDLRRMRGLRPATDQIFKLAVRHNQRCLIEAVVSPVSPCVGRTIRESRFRNRYNGAVIAVSRRGERVHRKLGDIVLQAGDTLLIEASAQFARHHRYARDFLLVSAVDESTATDHSRAPIALGILAALVIGTTVFDVDTLYGALLAAAAMIATRCVNQGQARRSIDYQLIV